The DNA segment TTTTGTACAGCTGTGtttgtaacattttcatttacgTGTGTGCAAAAAAAGGTGGCAAAACTCGCACGGGAAGTCGGATTTCTCTAAATTCTCACAACTCATGGGAGTTCTCTTGATCtctattctatatatatatatatatatatatatatatatatatatatatatatatgtatgtatgtatgtatagggtggggttctagagtgaacactaatgtatttgcgaactgagtgaacaaatcctggccattgatctacacacgtgtatggccaggatctcatcatcaaatcgtaaaatacactagtgtatttcaagttttcaacatcaaatcctggccattgatctacacatgtgtatggccaggattagttcactcggttcgcaagctacactagtgttcactcttgaacctaatcatatatatatCACGATGGCAACCTCAAGCGGGCCAGCGAACGAATTGTTGAAGACGTGGAATATGTAAAGAACCAAAGTCTCAAGAGCGTAAGTGGAAATAAGTCCGTGATGAGCACCGAGTATACGGCTCTCGTAATAACACCATGCTTTGATTAGTATAATGCTACGCTTAAATAAATGATTATGGTTTATCAAATGGTCAACCTGCACaactaatattttattattagaAAGTTgtaaaatgaaatttataatatGTGTAAACACACTTGCATTACACTAACCTCCTCAAGAAAACAAAGGGTACAAAGCCCTCCAAGCTGATTAAAAGAAATATCTACCACGATATTCTCCACCAAACACTTTATAATCTTCACCTGCAGTTAAACGACCAATGTTTTCAGTCGATTATTAAGTGATAAACAGAAACGTTAAACGAAAAGAAACGTACTTCTGCTTGAATGTATTGAACTTCCTTTACTTGAAATTCTGCATTCTCGTTCTTTTCTTCGGTCTGCAACAAATCACAGACCTCACTTGCCCATGAATCTTTCAAGTTTGGACTGTCGCTGAAGGCTGTTAAGTCGATATCGCCATCCGGTAGATATGTTTTAAGAGGCACAGACCCAAACGTAAAAACCTGCAAACCGATAAACGATTAAAAGATCATAATCATAATTAGTTTTTGCCATACTTTAAGCTTAAAGTTACTGTTGCAACTCCGAgttgtaatataatatttaacgTAAAACACATGTCCAAACAACCCTAAATCTTCAAGTGCGTagacagtggcgaagcttgaatttttcgggggggggggggggggggggggcgtatatacccaaaaatttctatagaaccggggggcgaaaacgtatatacccacaaatttctatacgaaaactacatatataacactactgggAAAAaaattcgggggggggggggcccctcccccccccccccacctctTATCCTTCGCCCCTGTGCGTAGACCCTCTAGACCTCTATTCTATTATGAAAACTAAACAAGATTCACATGTTTCTACATTAGCATAACCGTAAAACCATTAGCACACAAATCATCATTATTCTTTTTACCAAAAAATAAAGTCAAAACAATAAACATCGACAAAAAGGGAACAACCTTACAGGGAAAACACTTCATAATAAGCCGTTGAACATAATCAGCAACAGCATTTCTACGTTCTTCCGACGGTTGATTCGGTTGAATACACGCAATAAGCTCAGCCGTTCTTTCTTCAGCTATTAACCACCTCTCAGAATCTAAAGTATCTACCAACGAACCCGCATTCGGCAATAGCCCATTCGGCAACAggcggccaccaccaccaccacccatctgTGACCATCCCTCAAGCTCACCCATACACAACTATTCAATACCACTCAACTACACCCAAAAAGCCACTCACAAGTCACAACAACCACAAAATTTATCGAACTTTTTGCTCCCCAAATTACAAGTCTGAAACTTTTTCAGATACCAAACACATACACATACAGAAAATGATTATAAACATAAAGGGTTGTCAATTGTGGCCCTAAAGAATAATACCCACAATAAAAAGTTTCTTTTTTTCCTCAAGAACCCTAGGAAACAGCCCTGATAAAAGAGGAAAAAAAGATTGTTACTTGAAATATATAAAACTACAAAAATCTGATCATAAATAGGGGTAAAAAGATTGTCAACAAAACCCTAATTCCGTAAAGGGTTATGCAAGATTATAAGAGATAAATATGAGGGATGAATGAATTGTGGAATTTGAAAGAAATGAATCGGATTGAATGTAAGGTTGTTAGGGTTTCGATGAAAAGATGATCGTGAGAAATTAGGGTTTGGAAGAATCGAATGGAGCGAGATTAAAGTTGCGAATTTGTGGGGTTTTTTCTGCAAATTATTAATAAGAGAAAGGGGTTTTTGATTGTGAATGGGAAATTGGACGAACGATTATACTACTGGTGATTGGGAATCTGAAGAGAAAATCATTTGTTATTTAATTCGAACAATAATAAATTGCAACAAAATCtgtaataatattattttatcaaaTTTTGGAATAACTTAAAACGTTTTAAATATTGTAACTGTTTGATATAATGTGTTAGGGACGGGGCATCCTCGGGTACCCCTGTTCGGGTACTATAAAAGGCTCGATTACTATTTATGGGTAGTGGAATCGGTGGTAGTCAACGTTGAAAGGAGAGGGAAGAGAGAGTTGCCTTTGTGTGTGGCGAGCTCAGAGGAGAGAGAGTTTCGGGTAGGCGGTGTTCTCGCCATCTATGGGGGTGGGTTCCGGCGAGTAGTTGTAAAATTACCGATGGAACACTCGGGTTGTGGTATTTATACGGGTTACCCTTAGAATTTAGTTACTCggataaaattaaatttaaattaaacgcTCTTCCTTTTGTGTTGCTTGTAAAAATATAATTACACGTCTtttgatgatttaaaagaaattAACTGTAATCTTATGTGCTTGATTGAAAAAATAAGCAAAATTtcattatttgtttttattttatcatattcactaggttataaccccgtgtattacacgggttgaataaatgaattttatataccaaataataaaacattatctttttaaaagcctcctttattgcacgggttgaagaaatataattttatatattaaataataaaataagttatatctataataaccatatatattgtacgggttgaataaatgtaatattatataccaaataataaaaaaattatatctttaaaaccattgtattacacgagttgaataaatgtaatattgtttaccaaataataaaaaaaaaaaattttaaaaaacccccgtgtattacatgggttgaataaatatgattttatataccaaataataaaaaatatatatttaaaaaaactaacgggtttttttatatttaaagtaagATAAGATTAAATACTAATCTGAAttaacggatttttttatatttaaagtatgataagattgaatattaatctttatttatttagttaatataagattgaaaaatcatatgattgaataggtgggaggttgtatgatgataaatcggttaaccgtactgaatgataaagataatagtgattgttgaacaaattaattaatcgaatttaacataaacatttgtgatgttaggtggatttttttttttaattatttgaaagctaatatcaactttggaattTGTATGAATTTTTATTAGATTTAATTAAacattattgataataaaaatttgtattagattagattttagatttgattaaaaaACACATATAAACTTATTCTCATTATCTTCGATTTATGTAGATCCAAAATGAGAAAAATTAGGAATTATTAACTCAATAAACATGCTATTGAAATGGATAAAAACCCGTATACATAAAAACATGTGATAATATCGATatgtaaatttaatttaataCCCTTTATCAATAAAATTAAGAATTTATCTATAACATTTTAAAAAGCTTTCAATAATAAGaatttgaattaatttagattaaatattattattattattattattattaattttaatcaattaaatgagggaatgacaagtgtctcaaaacaggtttcttttattatatagtaataggttagttccccgtgtgttacacgggttgaacaatttaaactatttaataagtatttcttgtaaatgcaaactaaagaGGGAGACATATATATACCAATTGACATAAATAAGTTAATATAAAGATGATTTATGTTAGTATTATAAAATTTATCAGAGAATAATGTAATCAAACTGTCgctaaaaataatacaaaaataaatatattatataatacgTATTATTGTATTTACTTATTACATTACATTTAAATTTAATGATAAATAAAAGgtaaattggcctgtaataatctcacctagaccttttttacatcaatggactcgtatcatcgttctgatcaaaagccctaaaaaatctgtttgtaatttggaaaaaagcttaactccgttaagtttttttaacgggggaccattgtaggaaaaataggtgaaatgtgGGACTGGTTGGggaaatattctgaggtgggattattaatggccaataaggtttaggtgggattattacggGTCAATTCCCCTAAATAAAAAGATAGAATAGATGTAAATTACAAAGACACTCAATGTTTAAAAAAAGATGTAACATGAATAATGATAATTTACGAATATTTTCATTAAATGTATTATTTGAAGATTTGGAAAGTTGttactaagagcattcacatccaaggcATCATATTCTGagtgtggtgtttttaaaatataaaaagtataaaaagtggttgtgagtggaggagagagaaaatgttactgttcatctgtatatttggggggacactgttcacccactataaatttttaatatatattaaaagtggttgtgagtgaaggagagagaaaaatgtaatgataaaggtataaaaatattatttaattgaaaaggagagagaaaaaagtatttgtttttagtggaaatgtattgatataggagttgtttttagtggaatgtatgtataattttagggagttggatgtgaatgctctaagatttcaggatttttttttttttgaaattaggATTAACTATTAccaagatttcaggattttttttttttaaatttaggaTTAACTATGAAACTAAAGAGATAAGTAAACCAatgtgtgacacgtgtcatttattggAACCATCTAATTTTCTGTTTTCCCGCTTCTTTTGTACAGTTATCTATATTAATTGAATactaaattaatattaaatcgtATCCTACTTTGAATTTGAAATAGAATCCTTCTATTTTTCTAACAAAGTATTATCTTCGAATttaaaattgttaatttaagataaGATGTTTTTAGTTTTTCTTTAGGAAAATAGAAAATAGACGACTCCAATGAATGATAAGTGTCACGTATTAGTTTATTTATAGTataaatttggtatataaaattacatttattcaactcgtacaatacacgaggttccttaaagttttcttttatttaacatgtcaaatttatataataaaataaagaatTTCAAGTAATGTCACGTGACACCCTCTTTTTTAATCTTACAATTTTAAGTTATAtagtattttattttaatataatttttaattactaatacgtgttttatattcataaatCTATTGTTTTTCATCAATTGGTTGTTCGATAAatgaatatgattttttttttgttccgGTGCTAATATTTTTGTTATAATAATCTAAATATATTAGTAGTAGATTATGTTTGAAGTTGATAAGGTATTAACCATTTGAAGTTGATTATGTTTTTAAAGTGATTTTTCTACTTTGAAATTATAAACTTATCTttactataaaatatataatttataaacattttttttgAACATTATTTATAAACATTTGCTTTTATATGTTTTTTAAAcggataaataataataaaattaaattgaTATGTGAAGGGAGATCAGATTTcaggattattattattattattattattattattattattattattttgaatttAGGATTAACTATGAAACTAAAGGGATTATATTTTAGGAGGGAAAATAGATTTCTAGATAGTCTCATTGATTGATTGCCATGTGTCTCAAgttggtttactttattatatgtatagatagatatagatgtGTTAAATGAATTTCAATGTAAGTTTAAGGTGTTTTATTCGTCTTATAGGATGATTATAAGTTTCTAGAATCCGTTTTATTTGTATTAGTTAGCAAAATAATGATCTTTGGAAATATAAAGTCATAAGCAAAATAACAAATAGTGTGTGTCATGGTTATTGATTGTATACTAAGTATTTATTGACATGCCTAATATATAATCTACCATTTAATAATGTTTGTGCTTTTTGATTAACCAACGGTTACTAAAACTATGATTGAGAATGCAGAGTGAGATATTGGTGGGCAATGACAGGAGACTCAGGAAAAtctgggttcgatccttgagtcaaacgggttttactagtaatttcaccgtcgtgcctacgggcgggtgggttaccgggttttccctgGAATTGgcggtggactcgggttactctcagaGTACTCCGTTTGCTTCAGTGGGCGCCCCAATAATGCTCGGGATTGATTATGTTGTCCGTTAAAAAAAATGATTGAGACAAGAAAAATCAATGATTCTCTTTTAGTAACCTAGCAATAACTATAGAAAACACATTCCAATTAACCTAACTTTCAGTataattcaattttttttgtgGTTTCAAACTTTATCTAGAACACTTACCATCCATAACAATGTTGCGTAGGACGATTGCAATATTTCAGGAATATGGTATATAGTACTAACCATTATTCTATGAGTGTTTTAATGCCTGGATTCAAAGTGCACATTCTAAATATATTTTTTGTTCGGTATGGTTTATAAACTAGATTGATCTAAGAACTTGGAGTTGGAACTAAAATCTCGATGATAAAATGCGTGTTTAAATGTAGATCATTGTACCCATAGTATATGTTATACGTCATTAGCTAAACAAGTATCTTAGAGGAATATATTGTTGGCGGTAATTCCCGACTCGTCACAAGTCGGTGATGGGAAAGGGTGACAAAGGATATCAAGTCACAAGTCGGTGAACTTGAGGGACCAAATTTGACAAGTAGGTTAAATTGGTTAAGTTTCCTAATTACATTATAATTATAGGCAGAGGTTCAACTAAGAATTTAATCTTCCCTAAGTTTCCTAAGAAGCAATCTTGAGCTTACATGTGGCAATCTCATTAATTTAGATGAAAGGGTAATATTGGAAAATGCAAATTTCAAACAGATCTGTACTTAGTTTTAATCACACCATTTTCATTCCTTCTTTCATAtttttcattcattcattcattgaGCTTACCAATTTCATCGAGATCGTTTTCATCTAAATCAATCGCAAATCTCAATCTCAATCCTGCTGAATCgttgatcgttttcatcgatttGCCGGTACCTGCGAGATTGAGATCAATCCTGCTGAATCgttcatcgttttcatcgatttGCTGGAACCCTAGCTCCTCTGTTCATTCATTGATTTGCTGATTTATCCTCCTCTATTTTAATGATGTCTACTACTGTCGATGGTAAAATACCTTGTAGTTTTAATTTCAtctactttttaggtttttagtttTGATCTAAGTTGTGCtggtttttatttaaaagtgTAGTTCTGAAGTTGTGCTGGTTTTTTGAAGTTGTGCTGGTTTTTTTATATTACATCATATTTTAAAGTGTAGGTTTGTAAAGTTGTGCTGATATCTTTATTTTGTGCTAGTTTGTCTGGTAAAGTTGTGCTTGTTTTTTGTGCTGGTTTATTGTAAAGTTTGTGCTGATATCTTTTATTTGTTCTGGTTTTTTGATTTGTTCAGGAGTTCGTATCTGTCCAACTACTGGTAATCAGTATTATACTCCTATTGTTCCAGATTCTTCCAAACCTGTAGTTGGTATGCATTTCCAGTCAATTGATTCTGCCTTTAATTTCTATAAGAAGTATGCTAAGTTATCTGGGTTTGAGGGTCGAAAGCATACTCAATCTTCAAAAAATGGTGTTGTGATTAGAAAGTACTTTGTTTGTGCGAAAGAGGGTTCAGCGACATCCTGTGCTGTTGACACGGTAAATGATAGTGTTGGTGCTGATAAAAAGTTAAATGACCGAAGGAGGAGACCTTCTAAACGTACCGGATGTAAGGCACACATCCGTTTGTCTTTAACTCCAAAAAATACTTATAGAATTTCTCATGTATTTGAGGAGCATAATCATTCTTTTGTTGATGAAGAGGATTATCATCTTTTAGCTTCGTCTAGAAAGTTGACATTCACTGAAGAGcaactgctttctgatttttcTGAGATGAATATTGGTCCAGTTAGGGCATTCAACCTTATGAGAAAGATTCGTGGTGGATTTGATAAGGTTGGAGTGACGTCTACTGATTGTAAAAATTTTAAAAGAGATATTAATTTGTTCATTGGAGAGTTTGATGTGGATATGGCTGTCCAACGTCTTATGAAGAAGAAGCTTTATTTGCCGAATTTTTCTTGTGAATTTTATTGTGATGAAAAAGGTGCTCTTGCTGGATTATTTTGGGCTGATGAAGAAATGAAACTGAATTATGAGGTCTTTGGGGATGTTATGTCTTTTGATGCTACGTTCCGTACGAACAGGTATTTTATTCACTTTTTGTAGATCatttattcatatttttattaaactaGCACAATTCAGCAAGCAGTTGTAATATAATCAATTCAATTTTTAGGTATGACTTGGTATTTGTTCCGTTCACTAGAATCGATAATCATCATCACAATGTCACGTTTGCTGGTTCTTTGTTAGCATCTAAAACTGCtgaatcatataaatggcttctTCAAAGTTTTTTGAAGGCTTTTGGTGTTGCACCTAAGGTGGTTGTGACTGATCAGGACGCTGCAATGAAAATTGCCATCCGAGATGTTTTCCCAGATACCAGACATCGTTTGTGTATGTGGCATATAATGATCAAAGTTTCTGAAAAGGTAACTTTCTTAAACCAGCACACTTTTAGCATATAAACCAGCAcactttaaacaatccatttAAACCAACACACTTTAGCATATAAACCAGCACACTTTTAAACCAGCACACTTTGGCATATAACTCAGCACACTtttaaaccagcacactttctttaAACCATCACAGTTTAAGCATCATAGTTTAAGTTTATACATCAACTAGCACACTTTAACATATAAACCAGCACATTTTAGGATTTGTTTGCtgttttaatatactaattattttttttttgttataggtTGGTACTGAGCTATCACAAGATGAGGTTTTTAAAGAAGATATATGTGATGTTGTATGGACTGATGCTCTTGAACCAGCACAGTTTGAGACACAATGGTGTGATTTAATGATTAAGTACAACCTTACTAGTAACAGCTGGCTGTCTGATATGTACAACCTCAGATCAGATTGGATTCCTGCATACTATCGTCATGAACATATGTCCGGTCTTATGCGTACAACATCTAGGTCTGAGAGTGAAAATCATTTTTTTGGTCAATTAACCAACACAAAATTGTCATTAGTTGAGTTTTTGAGCCATTTTGATACTGCAATGGAATCTCAGAGGTTTAAGCGCAGCAAACGTGATCATGATACCAGATACACACAACCTCGCATGAAAACCAATTATGAATTGGAACTGGAAGCTGCAAAGATTTATACTCGGGGGATATTTTTTGATGTTCAAGAAGAAATTCGACTTGCTTGCAAGAATTGTATGTGCAGGCGTGAAGAAGAAGTTGGTGATTCAATTAAGTTTTATATTCTACAGGTCAATCTTCCTGGCCTTCATGAGGTATTTATTTATACCTTTAGTAGCACAAACATGTTCTGCTTTTTACAATACATTTTAAGTAGCACAGTGATTTATATTTACAATTAGAATTTTACATATATAAACCAGCACACTTTTGTTATAAACTAGCACAATATAAGCATTTGTTATTTGTGTAGGTTCTTTTTACTCCTAAGGATATGGTAATTAAATGCAGCTGCAACCGATATGAGCAGTATGGTTTGCTATGTAGGCATGCCTTTTGTGTTCTTCGTCTTTGTGGTATAAAGGAGTTccctaaaaaatatgttatggGGCGTTGGACAAGAGATGTTGTTCCAAAAAAGACAAAAGTTTCGAGTTTTGATCAAAATGCTGCTGGTAATCAAGTTGAACGTGCTTCCAGCATTGTGCGTGAGATAATGACTGCAACTGAACATATTGTTAACCGTCTTGTTACAAATATTG comes from the Helianthus annuus cultivar XRQ/B chromosome 4, HanXRQr2.0-SUNRISE, whole genome shotgun sequence genome and includes:
- the LOC110937541 gene encoding protein FAR1-RELATED SEQUENCE 5-like, which produces MMSTTVDGVRICPTTGNQYYTPIVPDSSKPVVGMHFQSIDSAFNFYKKYAKLSGFEGRKHTQSSKNGVVIRKYFVCAKEGSATSCAVDTVNDSVGADKKLNDRRRRPSKRTGCKAHIRLSLTPKNTYRISHVFEEHNHSFVDEEDYHLLASSRKLTFTEEQLLSDFSEMNIGPVRAFNLMRKIRGGFDKVGVTSTDCKNFKRDINLFIGEFDVDMAVQRLMKKKLYLPNFSCEFYCDEKGALAGLFWADEEMKLNYEVFGDVMSFDATFRTNRYDLVFVPFTRIDNHHHNVTFAGSLLASKTAESYKWLLQSFLKAFGVAPKVVVTDQDAAMKIAIRDVFPDTRHRLCMWHIMIKVSEKVGTELSQDEVFKEDICDVVWTDALEPAQFETQWCDLMIKYNLTSNSWLSDMYNLRSDWIPAYYRHEHMSGLMRTTSRSESENHFFGQLTNTKLSLVEFLSHFDTAMESQRFKRSKRDHDTRYTQPRMKTNYELELEAAKIYTRGIFFDVQEEIRLACKNCMCRREEEVGDSIKFYILQVNLPGLHEVLFTPKDMVIKCSCNRYEQYGLLCRHAFCVLRLCGIKEFPKKYVMGRWTRDVVPKKTKVSSFDQNAAGNQVERASSIVREIMTATEHIVNRLVTNIDMLSLYRDQVIESKLKVDSADLPAESLDKNARLANILHADQPCSSSSATILPPSGIRNKGCGSNKRLKSFREVSSSRISKKTKTRGCLICGGHGHNSRTCKMKTTVADSQKSS